The following coding sequences are from one Capsicum annuum cultivar UCD-10X-F1 chromosome 3, UCD10Xv1.1, whole genome shotgun sequence window:
- the LOC107865784 gene encoding auxin-responsive protein SAUR32, which translates to MDASSYKQLPRSGSSSNKIRQIVRLQQLLKKWKKIAAASPSSIHLQRSTSTSTSTSNGINKFLKKTLSFSDRLDNNIDAAAVPKGCLAVSVGEEEKRFVIPMDYLAHQSFQVLLREAEEEFGFQQQGILKIPCQVSLFENILKTIQSSHHPSNSNNKTQQPPLSPSSTDENDNIIHNVGCCSPDNHQNIMPPQLCS; encoded by the coding sequence ATGGATGCATCAAGCTATAAGCAGCTTCCTAGGTCTGGAAGCTCTAGTAATAAGATCAGACAAATAGTTAGGCTTCAGCAGCTGCTCAAGAAATGGAAGAAGATTGCAGCTGCATCCCCTTCCTCCATCCACCTTCAACGCAGTACCAGCACCAGCACCAGTACTAGTAATGGCATCAATAAGTTTCTCAAGAAAACCCTTTCATTCTCGGACAGGCTGGACAATAATATTGATGCTGCTGCAGTCCCCAAAGGGTGCCTTGCAGTATCCGTTGGGGAGGAGGAGAAGAGATTTGTGATCCCAATGGACTACTTGGCTCACCAATCATTTCAAGTCCTCTTGAGGGAAGCTGAAGAAGAGTTTGGTTTCCAACAGCAGGGAATCCTCAAAATCCCTTGTCAAGTCTCTCTCTTTGAGAACATCTTGAAAACCATACAATCTTCTCATCATCCTTCTAATTCTAACAATAAGACACAACAACCACCATTGTCCCCTAGTAGTACTGATGAGAATGATAATATCATTCACAACGTCGGCTGCTGCTCTCCAGACAATCACCAAAACATCATGCCTCCTCAATTGTGCAGTTGA